The proteins below come from a single Erysipelothrix piscisicarius genomic window:
- a CDS encoding sensor histidine kinase, giving the protein MMYLILAITSTITYYFYTYLSVYFLKDHAEMRSYGNISLGICMVMSSMLVLFSRQFVFETYISYLFMLLVMFISFKIIYKISSTLAAYATVRHVFYFYTVRGFVFGMYSLLSGIPIRLIASGSMSDMISFQTTCIFVIILFLMLQRYSVTTARIQALFRNTDQVLFVTVTKLSLGFYLTIVGFGSRYTANDQWFTLMYLFTCVVVMGVAAIVVANSVRSCEALEYEKQTVALQKQLDMQVKHYKSYQVYTQSFREFRHDYKNTLSTINALLRKNDYETAIHILDEMGVQMSDGLTTHPTYSNDSLLDAIMQEFANTCNNEGITFECMLYCDQTVALTELEVVRIFTNLLKNAHEATLMLPEEQRFIKVKSKLRDHWIDVMISNRFDGNYHENLESTKTTDKGSRGLGFKIVRKTIEQLGGIANWSVDGDVFKVVMNFPRDHTTEA; this is encoded by the coding sequence ATGATGTACCTGATACTCGCAATTACCTCTACGATTACCTACTATTTCTACACCTATCTGTCTGTATACTTTCTAAAAGATCATGCAGAAATGCGATCTTACGGAAATATCTCACTCGGTATTTGTATGGTAATGAGTTCTATGTTGGTTTTGTTTTCACGACAATTTGTTTTTGAAACTTATATTAGCTATCTCTTTATGCTTTTAGTTATGTTTATTAGTTTTAAGATTATATATAAAATATCAAGCACGTTGGCTGCATATGCGACGGTGCGTCATGTCTTTTACTTCTATACTGTACGTGGTTTTGTATTTGGGATGTATTCACTTCTATCTGGAATCCCAATTCGTCTTATTGCATCGGGATCGATGAGTGATATGATCAGTTTTCAAACCACATGTATTTTTGTCATTATTTTGTTTCTTATGCTCCAACGCTATTCTGTTACGACAGCGCGAATTCAAGCGTTGTTTCGCAATACGGATCAGGTTTTATTTGTGACCGTGACAAAGTTATCTTTGGGATTTTATTTGACCATTGTCGGGTTTGGAAGTCGCTATACTGCCAATGATCAATGGTTTACGTTGATGTATCTTTTTACATGTGTTGTGGTTATGGGGGTTGCGGCAATTGTTGTGGCGAACTCCGTACGGTCATGTGAAGCCTTGGAATACGAAAAGCAAACCGTAGCCCTACAAAAACAATTGGATATGCAAGTAAAGCATTATAAGTCGTATCAAGTGTATACGCAGTCTTTTCGAGAGTTTCGTCACGATTATAAAAATACCTTATCCACCATTAATGCGTTGTTGAGGAAAAATGATTATGAGACGGCGATTCATATTTTGGATGAGATGGGTGTACAAATGTCAGATGGCTTAACTACGCATCCAACTTATTCAAACGATAGTTTGTTGGATGCGATTATGCAGGAGTTCGCGAATACGTGTAATAATGAAGGCATAACCTTTGAGTGTATGCTTTATTGTGATCAAACGGTTGCGTTAACAGAACTCGAGGTCGTTCGTATCTTTACAAATCTGCTTAAAAATGCGCATGAGGCGACGCTTATGCTTCCTGAAGAACAACGGTTTATCAAGGTTAAATCGAAGCTTCGGGATCATTGGATCGATGTGATGATTTCAAATCGTTTTGATGGCAATTATCACGAGAATCTGGAGAGCACAAAAACCACGGATAAAGGTTCTCGTGGTCTTGGATTTAAGATTGTTCGTAAAACCATTGAACAACTTGGTGGGATAGCGAATTGGTCGGTCGATGGCGATGTTTTTAAAGTTGTGATGAATTTTCCTCGCGATCATACAACAGAAGCATAA
- a CDS encoding LytR/AlgR family response regulator transcription factor: MIRIVLCDDDNAIIEKYRYLIKRYAMSRGVEVELSSFSRGEDLIFELTDHYEEPDIIFLDVFMDELNGVEVAKQIRAMGYNSQIIFLTSSSDFVFDAFDVGSFNYLIKQYTDDTRFRTVLGQALTQIDKRSGDFFDCNFGAESRRIPFKDISHFEIYRRVMRVHFNKDEYFDFYETMDRLTTRLANRNFVRVHRSYLVNLNHIVLFKNQSLRLENGEELPIGKAYQSDVKQSFNDFVEKNWD; the protein is encoded by the coding sequence ATGATACGTATTGTCCTATGTGACGATGATAATGCTATTATCGAAAAGTATCGTTACTTAATTAAGCGTTATGCAATGTCACGAGGGGTTGAGGTGGAGTTGAGCTCGTTTTCTCGTGGTGAAGATTTAATTTTTGAATTAACGGATCATTATGAAGAACCAGATATAATCTTTCTGGATGTTTTTATGGATGAACTAAATGGTGTAGAGGTTGCGAAGCAAATTCGTGCGATGGGTTATAATTCGCAAATTATTTTTCTAACCTCGTCATCTGATTTTGTTTTTGATGCCTTTGATGTGGGCTCATTCAATTATCTCATAAAGCAGTATACCGATGATACTCGTTTTCGTACCGTATTAGGACAAGCTTTGACACAGATTGATAAACGGTCGGGAGATTTTTTTGATTGTAATTTTGGGGCGGAGTCTCGTCGCATTCCCTTTAAAGATATTTCTCACTTTGAAATATATCGTCGTGTGATGCGTGTCCATTTCAACAAAGATGAATATTTTGATTTTTATGAAACGATGGATCGACTCACTACACGTTTGGCGAATCGAAATTTTGTTCGGGTTCATCGTTCGTACCTGGTTAATTTAAACCATATCGTGCTCTTTAAAAATCAATCGTTACGTCTTGAAAATGGTGAAGAGTTGCCGATTGGAAAAGCTTACCAAAGTGATGTGAAGCAGAGTTTTAATGACTTTGTAGAGAAAAACTGGGATTAG